One segment of Nostoc flagelliforme CCNUN1 DNA contains the following:
- a CDS encoding helix-turn-helix domain-containing protein, whose protein sequence is MRTAYQYRLRPTKQQAIQIDRWLSMLCAQYNYLLADRFNWYEQNRHPVNASEAIAGLVEKPTLYCTQSV, encoded by the coding sequence GTGCGGACAGCTTACCAATACCGACTACGCCCAACAAAGCAACAGGCAATACAGATAGACAGATGGTTGTCTATGCTATGTGCCCAGTACAATTATTTACTGGCGGATAGGTTTAATTGGTATGAGCAAAATCGTCATCCGGTCAACGCCTCCGAAGCAATAGCTGGATTGGTTGAGAAGCCTACACTGTACTGTACTCAGTCAGTGTAG
- a CDS encoding chemotaxis protein CheB has translation MLEHNIIVIGTSAGGVEALTYLIKNLPPDLNAAVIIVLHVSSHRTSVLPKILNRAGKLPVSHAQDGEAIVHGWIYVAPPDYHLLVEEGYLRLTRGAKENRSRPAIDPLFRSAARTYGQRVIAVLLTGTLDDGTAGLMAVKMRRGVAIVQNPDDALFPEMPRNAINNVDDIDHIVPLSDIPSILVGLVNIPMEIEAENPIPSKMEFETEIAQLNLKAVENESDRPGKPSTFACPDCGGILWEVEEKNLLRFRCRTGHAYSAETLLATQSDAIEDALWMALRALEEKASLSHRLASRMEARNLPLAAQRLKEEAHSALERSAIIREVLLKDDVNTDVE, from the coding sequence ATGCTTGAACACAATATTATTGTCATTGGAACATCAGCTGGTGGAGTTGAGGCGCTGACTTATCTAATCAAGAATTTGCCGCCCGATCTCAATGCTGCTGTAATTATAGTTCTTCATGTATCCAGTCATAGAACGAGTGTTCTGCCAAAAATATTAAATCGCGCGGGCAAGTTGCCAGTGTCTCACGCTCAGGACGGCGAAGCTATTGTTCATGGTTGGATTTATGTCGCTCCCCCTGACTACCACTTACTGGTAGAAGAAGGATATTTGCGTTTGACGCGGGGAGCAAAAGAAAACCGTAGTCGTCCCGCTATCGATCCATTGTTTCGCAGTGCAGCGCGAACCTATGGGCAGCGAGTGATTGCTGTGCTACTAACAGGTACGCTTGACGACGGCACGGCAGGACTAATGGCTGTAAAAATGCGGCGCGGTGTGGCAATTGTCCAAAATCCCGACGATGCTTTGTTTCCTGAGATGCCACGTAATGCGATTAATAATGTAGACGATATTGACCATATCGTGCCACTTTCAGATATTCCTTCTATTTTGGTAGGTTTAGTTAATATACCAATGGAAATAGAAGCAGAAAACCCCATACCTAGCAAGATGGAGTTTGAAACTGAAATAGCGCAATTGAATTTAAAAGCAGTAGAAAACGAAAGCGATCGACCTGGTAAACCATCAACCTTCGCCTGTCCTGACTGCGGCGGTATCCTCTGGGAAGTCGAAGAGAAAAATTTGTTGCGCTTCCGATGCCGCACGGGTCATGCTTATTCAGCAGAAACTTTGCTAGCCACGCAGTCTGATGCCATAGAGGATGCGCTATGGATGGCTTTAAGGGCATTAGAAGAGAAAGCTTCTTTATCACATCGCCTGGCTTCAAGGATGGAAGCTCGCAACCTACCATTGGCAGCGCAAAGATTGAAAGAGGAGGCGCACTCTGCTCTTGAGCGCTCCGCCATTATTCGAGAAGTGCTATTAAAAGACGATGTAAACACAGATGTTGAATGA
- the xseB gene encoding exodeoxyribonuclease VII small subunit yields MVKRKSASSSEEGWNYEAKVAEIEGMIARIESGELELEAVFEQFASAVEYLRQCESFLQQRQQQVELLIETLSDE; encoded by the coding sequence ATGGTTAAACGTAAGAGTGCTTCTAGTTCTGAGGAAGGTTGGAATTATGAGGCAAAGGTTGCTGAAATAGAGGGAATGATCGCTCGTATTGAATCGGGTGAGTTGGAATTGGAAGCTGTGTTTGAGCAATTCGCAAGTGCTGTTGAGTATTTGCGTCAGTGCGAAAGTTTTTTGCAGCAACGACAGCAACAGGTAGAGTTGTTGATTGAAACCTTAAGCGATGAGTAG
- the xseA gene encoding exodeoxyribonuclease VII large subunit: MTFDLPDSLILDTALSVSGLTDYIRLLLEQDEQLRQVWVTGEVSSANHHRSGLFFTLQDTDRTAGIKCVVWNSQLPKLAQIPVPGEQIIILGSIRVYPQRGEYQLSVWQTLPAGVGLQALRYQQLKNRLLAEGLFDAQRKRSLPTHPQTIAVVTSPTAAAWGDIQKTLKQRYPGLHVLFSPATVQGEQAPESIVKAIERVERDGRAEVLILSRGGGAVEELACFNDERVVRSLATCSIPVITGIGHQRDESLADLVADACVHTPTAAAEMVVPSLSELYTEHRQRVVALHEAVYDSGNTALNKLQVLRNRLRRLRLDRQVQLEVDKLAWKRQHLVQITTRRSQQATQHLELLRQKLASLDPKAVLQRGYAVVRREDGAIARSAAELTVGEELVIQLGQGGVKVKVMEVNEPLQTQRTQRG; encoded by the coding sequence ATGACTTTCGACCTTCCCGACTCTCTCATTCTCGATACAGCACTTTCAGTTTCTGGATTAACTGACTATATCCGCTTGCTGTTAGAGCAAGATGAACAATTACGGCAAGTTTGGGTAACTGGCGAAGTCTCTAGCGCTAACCACCATCGCAGTGGTTTATTTTTTACGCTGCAAGATACCGATCGCACCGCCGGAATTAAGTGTGTGGTATGGAATAGCCAACTGCCAAAACTCGCCCAGATACCCGTTCCCGGTGAGCAGATAATTATTTTGGGTAGTATTCGCGTGTACCCGCAACGGGGAGAGTATCAGTTATCAGTTTGGCAGACTCTACCTGCTGGTGTAGGTTTACAGGCGTTACGCTATCAACAACTCAAAAATCGCTTGCTGGCTGAGGGGTTGTTCGATGCTCAAAGAAAGCGATCGCTCCCAACTCACCCCCAAACGATCGCTGTCGTCACTTCACCAACGGCTGCTGCTTGGGGTGATATTCAAAAAACTCTCAAGCAAAGGTATCCAGGTTTACACGTCTTATTTTCTCCCGCAACAGTACAAGGTGAGCAAGCACCTGAATCTATCGTTAAGGCTATTGAGCGGGTGGAAAGAGATGGTCGCGCCGAAGTGCTAATTTTATCGCGCGGTGGTGGCGCGGTTGAGGAGTTGGCTTGCTTTAATGATGAACGAGTGGTGCGATCGCTTGCTACTTGTTCTATTCCTGTAATTACTGGTATCGGTCATCAACGAGATGAATCTTTGGCAGATTTAGTTGCAGATGCTTGTGTGCATACACCCACTGCGGCGGCGGAAATGGTTGTACCATCACTTTCAGAGTTGTATACTGAACATCGGCAGCGAGTTGTGGCTTTACATGAGGCGGTATATGACTCTGGGAACACTGCTCTTAATAAACTGCAAGTATTGCGGAATCGTTTGCGGCGTTTGCGGTTAGATCGGCAAGTGCAGCTGGAGGTGGACAAGTTAGCTTGGAAGCGTCAGCATTTGGTGCAAATTACGACGAGGCGATCGCAGCAAGCAACGCAGCATTTAGAGTTATTGCGGCAAAAGTTGGCTAGTCTTGACCCGAAAGCTGTGTTACAGCGTGGTTATGCGGTGGTGAGGCGGGAAGATGGGGCGATCGCTCGTTCTGCGGCGGAGTTGACTGTGGGGGAAGAGTTAGTGATTCAGTTGGGGCAGGGTGGGGTTAAAGTAAAGGTTATGGAAGTAAACGAACCGCTCCAGACGCAGAGGACACAGAGAGGTTAA
- a CDS encoding PIN domain-containing protein: MNKVEKSLLDTDILSEIIKRANPRIIAKANTYLNQFDKYTISVITVMEIVEGWQKRKQEERLQQFLTIVSS; this comes from the coding sequence ATGAATAAAGTAGAAAAGTCCCTACTTGATACGGATATTCTTTCAGAAATTATCAAACGAGCAAATCCTCGTATTATTGCTAAAGCCAATACCTACTTAAACCAGTTTGATAAATATACAATTTCTGTAATTACAGTTATGGAAATTGTAGAAGGTTGGCAAAAACGTAAGCAAGAAGAACGCCTTCAGCAATTTTTAACTATCGTGAGTTCATAG
- the recA gene encoding recombinase RecA, with amino-acid sequence MAINTDTSGKQKALTMVLNQIERSFGKGAIMRLGDATRMRVETISSGALTLDLALGGGLPKGRVIEIYGPESSGKTTVALHALAEVQRNGGVAAFVDAEHALDPTYAAALGVDIDNLLISQPDTGESALEIVDQLVRSAAVDIVVIDSVAALVPRAEIEGDMGDAHVGLQARLMSQALRKITGNIGKSGCTVIFINQLRQKIGVTYGSPETTTGGNALKFYASVRLDIRRIQTLKKGTDEFGNRVKVKVAKNKVAPPFRIAEFDIIFGKGISTLGCLVDLAEETGIIVRKGAWYSYNGDNISQGRDNAIKYLEEKPEFADEIKKLVREKLDKGAVVSANSVAKASEEDEEEEVDLEPEE; translated from the coding sequence ATGGCTATCAACACGGATACTTCTGGCAAGCAAAAAGCGCTAACTATGGTGCTTAACCAGATTGAGCGCAGCTTTGGTAAAGGAGCAATCATGCGCCTGGGCGATGCCACCCGGATGCGGGTGGAGACTATTTCCAGTGGGGCGCTCACCCTAGATTTAGCATTGGGTGGTGGTTTACCCAAGGGGCGGGTAATTGAAATCTATGGCCCGGAAAGTTCCGGGAAGACTACAGTAGCGCTACATGCGCTCGCCGAAGTGCAAAGAAATGGCGGTGTTGCAGCCTTTGTTGATGCAGAACACGCCCTCGATCCTACTTATGCTGCGGCATTGGGTGTAGATATTGACAATTTGCTGATTTCCCAACCTGATACAGGCGAATCAGCTTTGGAAATTGTCGATCAGCTTGTTCGCTCTGCTGCGGTTGATATTGTTGTCATTGACTCAGTAGCAGCACTAGTTCCTCGTGCTGAAATTGAAGGCGATATGGGTGACGCCCACGTTGGTCTGCAAGCGCGATTAATGAGCCAAGCCCTACGTAAAATTACGGGCAATATTGGTAAATCTGGTTGTACAGTCATTTTCATCAACCAGTTGCGGCAAAAAATCGGTGTTACCTACGGTAGCCCAGAAACCACTACTGGCGGTAATGCATTGAAATTTTACGCTTCGGTGCGCTTGGATATTCGCCGAATTCAAACCTTGAAAAAAGGTACTGATGAATTTGGTAATCGCGTTAAAGTCAAAGTTGCTAAAAATAAAGTAGCGCCGCCTTTCAGAATCGCTGAATTCGACATTATTTTTGGTAAAGGTATTTCTACCTTGGGTTGTCTTGTTGACCTAGCAGAAGAAACTGGCATTATTGTCCGCAAAGGAGCTTGGTATAGTTACAATGGCGATAATATCTCGCAAGGACGAGACAACGCTATTAAGTATCTAGAGGAAAAGCCCGAATTTGCTGACGAAATTAAGAAACTGGTGCGTGAAAAGCTAGACAAAGGTGCTGTTGTTTCAGCTAACTCTGTAGCTAAAGCCAGTGAAGAGGATGAAGAGGAAGAAGTCGATTTAGAGCCAGAAGAATAA